The nucleotide sequence CTTCCTTTGCCCGCCGCTTAAGCGAGCTGCCTGCAAATGCCGAAGCCGTGGTGATTGTGGAAATCGGAAATGAATCTGAAAAACGCGATTTTGAATCCAATGCCCGTGTGACAACTCACTGGGTTTTGCGCGAAAACAACCCACCAGGAACAGCCGTAAAACTGAAAGAAACTGTGCTGAAAGCAACCCTTCCACATGGTGATTATTTCTGCTGGATCGCCACCGAACTGCAAACATCCAAAGAGCTCAAAGAGCTGGTTGAAACTGTTCGCGGTGCAAATTCGAACTGGGTGAAAGCCACCGGATACTGGAAGAAAAGCGAAACTGCTTAATGCCCTTAGCGGCTGGAACTCCCGGAACAACAAGGGTTTCGGGAGTCACCAATAAAATCTCTTCCGCCAAATCAAGAAAAAGTTTTTCATAAAAGAGCCCTTTCTGCGTCGCCTCTAGTTTTGTAATCACCTTAAATCCCCCCTATCTAGAGATGCGTATTTTTTAAGCATTGAATTGTTTGGAAATAGTGAGGTCTCTGCATTGACTCAAAGATTCGAACTCTGTAGTTTCAGTCCCTCACTCCCGGAGATTTTTAGTTAATGACCATGAATCCGTTGCCGCCACAGGCTTACACGAAAGAGACGATGCTCAAAGCCTATCAATGGCTTATGGTGCAGAACAGCTCTATCAAGGAAATGGCAACGACTCCGGACATCCTGGTCAGCCTGTATCTGAAGGCCACCCGTGATGGCGAACACTCTCTTGAAAGACCCAGCATCCAGAACTTCAAAAATGAGCTGAAAAGTCTGGCCGGCATGATGGGCGAATTGGATCGCGCTCCTCAGGCTAGCTCTGTTGTCGTACAAGCAGCTGCGGCAGCCGCTGTGCAGGCACAACCGATGATGGTTCCTCAACAGCCGGTTCATCAGGTTCAACACGTTCAGCACATCCCACCGATGCAACAGCAGGTGCTGCCACCGGTTCAGCCGGTGATAACGATGCCGCCGGCGCCGACCACGCAGACTCAAGTTTCCTACACGGAAAAGACTTTGACGACGACGTCCCGCACTCCGGAAACCCTTGATATGCTTGATTGTGGCTCCAAAGCTATGATTCAGGAAGTCAAAGACGAGTTCAACCTGAGTTCGGATCTGGAAGCCCTCAGAATGCTGATCAAGATCGGCTACAGCCGCTCCAAAGGCCTTCTGAAGTAAACCATATCCCTACGAAATCATTTAATATCTCAATTAAACTAGGCTATACTCCCCCGCATGAAGAAAAAATATATCTGGCTATTGCTTATTTCCGGCCTTCTGGTGGCCATGGACCAATTGGTAAAAGTGTACGTTCACACGCACTTCCACCTGGGTGAATCCGTTATCGTGATTCCGAACTTCTTCAATCTTACATATGTAAGAAACTTCGGCGCGGCGTTCGGATTCCTGGCAGAAAGCCATCCCTCTTTCCGTGAGATCTTCTTCCTGTCCATGCCACCGATCGCTTTGCTGATCATCCTGGGCATCTTGCGTGGAGTGAAGGACGACGACACCAAACAGATCATCGCCCTATCCAGCATCTTTGGTGGTGCTATCGGGAACTATATCGACCGCGTGCGCTTCCGTTACGTGATCGACTTCCTGGATTTCCATCTATACAACCGCTGGAGCTGGCCAGCCTTCAACATCGCCGACATGGCGATCGTGGGCGGCGTAGCCCTGCTGCTGCTGCTGATGTTCCTGGAAAATAAAAAGAATAAAGAAAAAGAAGAAGGCGCCACATAGGCGCCTTTTTTGTGAGTTAAGCCTTCTTGGGAAAGACGGCCTTTTCCAATTTCGCAATCCTCTCTTCAATCGAGCTTCCTTTGGACATGGTTTTCCGCAGATGCCAGTTCAAATATGTCTGATAGCCCATACCCTGCTTTTCCGCTTCTGCCTCAAGCCACTCCAGCACTTCAGGATCCAAACGAATAGTCTTAAGAATCTTGATTTCTTTCACAGGCTTTTTTTTCTTCGCTTTGGAAAAATCGTACTCACTCTTCATGCAAACCTCGCAGATAATATTCTATTTCCCGGGATGTCGCTCTTCTTGCTGAGATTATCCGAACTCGCTCAGGACTCAGCCTCTCGCAATAGACAACCACCAGAACTTTTAAATGAGAGGACCGGCCCAACCTTAACCAACGGTCTTCACTGGCAGAGCTTTCCTGATCCAACATCTCCAAAGCATAAGAATCCCGAAATGTCGTCACGGCTTCAGAAAATCTAATTCCGTGCTTTTTGTAGTTACCCTGGGCTTTCTCATCATCCCATTCGAATTCCATATTACCGTGCTTCCCCAAAAATGTAAATACATCGTAATTACATTATCAATATGCTGATTTTATTGGAGATTTTAAAAAGCAAAACCCACTCCGTCTTTAAAACTGAAGAAGTGGGTTTCTAAGTAAGTATGGATCCGGGAACTGGCTTATTTGCGGGGGATGTTTTTGCGCAGTTTGCGCTGCAGGCTCTGGCGGTGCAGACCCAGCTTTTTGGCGGCTTGGGTGATATTGCCCTCAGAACTTTGCAGGACGTAGTCGATGTATTCACGCTCCATGCGCGCCAGAGAGATTTCTTCTTCCGGCAGCTCCATACTTTCAGCCTGATCGCTGAAGGCTCTCAAAATCATTTCTACGGTCACTGGCTTGGCGATAAAGTTGTGGGCACCCAACTGCATGGCCTTCACTGCGGAAGCCACACTGCCGAAGCCACTCATCATCACGACTTTGACCTGCGGATGACGGGTTTTAAGATCCTTTAAAAGTTCCAGTCCGTTTTCACTGCCCACCCGCAGATCCAAAAGCGCCCAGTCGATTTCTGCAAGCTCGGCCACGGCTGGCATGTCGGCATAGGCTTTCACCTGAAAGCCGCGCTCTTGCAGTTCTTCGGTCAACACTTCACGCAAACCTTGGTCATCTTCAACCAGCAAAAGTCGTTTCCCGTGTTGTTCCATTATTTTTCCTCCAAAGGCAGACGGATGCGGGCGGTGACGCCCTTGCCGCTGACGTTATTGGTGATCACAAAATCTCCGCCACTGGCCTGAGCCATCATCTGCGCAGAATAAATTCCCAGTCCATTGCCAGCTTCTTTGCCGGTCACAAAAGGTTCGCCCAAGCGGGACAGGATCTCTGCCGAAATGCCTGAACCCTTGTCGACCACTTCCAGCACGGCCCAGGTGTCTTCCTGGAACAGGCGCACGTAAAGCGGACTTTGCGCAGGCGAAGCTTCCAAAGCATTGTCCAAAAGATCAAAGAATGTCTGGGAAAAAGCCAGCGTTTGCAGACGGCACCACAAAGAATCAGTGGTCAGATGGGATTCCACCACAATGCCGGAATTTTCCTTTTCCCACACGCCAATCAGATCCTTCACCAGCAAGGGAAGTTCCACACGCTGCAGTTCACTTTGGGACGACCGCGAAAAGACCGAAGCCATGTGTTGGAAAACACGCACGCATTCATCCAGAGAACTTTGGGCTTTTTCAAATTCCTCGCGCGCGCCGGAGCTTTCTTCCGGCAATTTGCGCAAGCCGCGCTCCATACGCAGCTTCAGGGAATTCATCGGCGTTGCCAGCTGATGGGAAAACCCTGCAGTCAAGGCACCCAAAGCTTTCAGACGGTCGGCCTGATGCTGCCGATCCTGCAAAAGACGAATGCGCTTTTCTTTACGCGCCAACAGACTTGAAAAATAATGACTGACAAACCAGCTGGCCGTGATCAGCACCCACTGGGAAAGAAAACGCAAAGACAGTTCTGAAAAATCAATGCCCACGGTTTTTTGCGAATCCATCCAGGTTTCATACTGCAACAACGACAGCAGCACTAAAACGGAGGCTCCGAAAACGTAAGACGCTTTCTTGCGCAAAAGCATCCCGCCCAGGAACGAGTGAATACATAAGATACTAACGAACGGATTATCCGCCGAACCACTTACGAACAACAAACCTGAAGCCGCCAGCAAATCCACCCACAGGTGAACCAGCACTTGTTTTTGTCCGTAGTCTTCCTGCTTCGGCCAGATACTGTGAGCCAGAACATTCAAGATACCCAGCAAGGTCAGCACGGCAATGATGTATGGAAAATGGCGCTTGTCCAAATATCCCCACTTCAAAAGCGGGATGGTTCCAAGCAACAAAGAAACAATAGCGATCCAACGAAAACGAATCAGTCCTGGCATGCGCCCCTTGTAACCCCAGCCCCCCGGGGGCGCAACCGCAGACTTGAAGATGCAACGATTCGCTGCCCCTTATATCGTGATTTCAAGTACTTACGCCTTTTCAAACCCAAATTGATTTCAGCTCTGCAATTTAAATGCAAATATCTTGCAATTAGAAAATGGCCTTGCTAGAAGCAAAAGAATCCAAGGAGTACCTATGAAATTCATCTTCTCTGTTTTGTTGGCCCTGCCCGTATCTGCTTTTGCCCATGAACACGATCACGATCATGGTAACAACATCTTGAACCAATCCCCGGTGACCTTGGCATCGGTGGCAGCATTGGAGCTTTTTGAATCCGGGAACATTGGCAACCTTGTCGGCTTTCAAACTTTCAAAGCCGATGATGAAGCTGCAGTGAAGCTGACCTATATGGATAACTCCGGCACGGCCCGCGCAGTGGGTTATGATTGCCACTTCCACGCTCACGGTGATGCACAGGAAGCCCACTGCCATGATTCTGCTGATTTGGGAGTGATCGACACCCCAGCTAATGATGTCAGCTTCGGTGTTGATGAATTCGCAGATTCCTTGGCTTATTCCGCCGACATCTTCGCCAGAAAAATTGCGCCTTTGTCCCAGATCACGAATGTGAAAATGTGGCAGACCGGTGGCAACATCTGGGCAACACTGGCTCACGATACCGGTGCTGGTGAAGTGAAGTCTCATTTTATGTGTCACATGCACGGCGATCACTTTGACTGCCACCGCAGCAGAAACCCAGGCCCGAACGAACCCCGCTATCAGGAGTAATCCATGAAGACTCTTTTTGCTGTTTTATTCTGCCTGACCCTGGCCGCTTGTGGAGGTGGCCACAATCCCGACAAAGACAACCTGAGCAAGGCCCTGCAGGTCGGTGATTCCTCTTACTATGATCTGGGCGCGGGCAAAGGCTTGATGACCGAAGGTCTTTCGGCTGTTTCATCCGGAGCTAATTTTGAAATCACCTTCACTCTGAATGAGGGTGGATCTTTAAGCCTGCATACATTTGCCAATTCCAACCTGTTAAGCGGTTTCACGGTGACGTTCACGCGCACCGGAACCACCCTGCAGGCGCATGCCGACGCTCAAGGCGAAGTGCAGGACTGGAGTTCTTTGTTTACATTTGTTGATGCTTCGGGAACTTTGACTTTCACCCTGGACATTCACAACAATGAACGTCCCGCACACGTGCTGATCTGGAGTGGTGCCAAGTCCTCGGGCATGGATCACACCAACACAGTTTACAACAGTGCTGAAGACAGCCTGGATCTGAACTATGATGCAGCTCCCGGTAATGGTTCTGGGCGGGCCTGGGGCTTCACGGCCACGAATGCTCAACTTTTGAATGCGCGCCTTTCTTCCCCACAGGATGGACACTGATGAAAAAACTGATTCTAACTGCCGCTTTGATTACCGCCACCGTATCGTCCGCTTCAGCCCAGGTTCTGCAAAACATGCAATCCGCGGCAGCTTTGGATCTGGTGGCACCGCTAAATTTCGAGGACTCGGCTGAAAACAAACTCGATATTCGCGCTGCCGAACTGATGTTCTTTGGCCCGCTGGATCCGACTTTTGATGCCTACTTGAATTTTGCGGCCCACAATGAAGAAGGCGAATTCGTGGCCGAAGTTCACGAAGCCTATGTGGGATCCAGCAAAGTGATTCCCAATTCCCGCTTTCGCGTCGGAAAATTCTTTCTGGGCGTGGGCCGCCTGAATCAATTTCACCAGCACGACTGGGCGTTTGTTTCGGCTCCCCGTGTGCAGGCTGAATTCTTTGATGAAGAAGGCGTTGCTGACACCGGGGCTGAGTTTTCGACTCTGCTTCCGACGGACAGCTATTGGGATATCACCATGGGTGTGACCAATGGTTACACTTATGGCCACAGTCACGATGCAGGCGAAAAACCGCAGGTGCCGACTCACTATATTCACCCGGTGAACTTTGTTGATTTTGGCGAGGCCGGTGCGCTTCAATGGGGCATGAACTACCTGGGTCGCACGGACGCTGCAGAAACCAAAACCCAGCTGTACGGTTTGGACTTTGTGTTTAAAAAAATGGAAGGCAAAACCCTCACTTTCCTGCTCCAGTCTGAAATCTGGTACCGCAACTTAAGCGCCCCCGGAGCGGACACTCAGGAAGACATCGGGGCTTACTTCTATCCGCAGATGTCCTTGTCAGAAAGATTGTTCCTGGGGCTTCGTGTGGATTTGTTCTCGGATCTGTCACGCAGCTTTATCAGTGATGGCTCCCGACAAAAGAATCTGGATTATGGATTTGTCCCGACTTTGACTTTTAAAAACAGCGAGTTCTCTTTGCTGCGTGTGGCTTACACCTATGATAATCAGACTTATCAGGGCGAATCCGACACCATCAGCCAGAAAATCGAACTGCAGTGGGTGGCGATTCTTGGTGCCCACCCGGCCCATTCATTCTAGGAGCCTGTCATGAATAAATTTTTAATGTCCGTTCTGTTCGTGTTCAGTGCTTCTGCTCAGGCCAAGATCAAAGTGGTCACCACCTTGCCGGACATCGCCGAAGTGGTGCGTGCCATCGGACAAGATCAAGTCGAAGTGCAAAGCCTGCTTTCCGGTTCTGAAGATGCGCATTTTGCCGAAGCCCGCCCCGATTACATTCTGAAAGTTAACCGCGCCGACATCGTCTGCTCTATGGGACTTGAGCTGGAGGTCGGCTGGCTTCCTAAAGTTCTTTCCAAATCCGGCAATGCTAAAATTCAAGACGGTGGGACTGGTTCCTGCATCCTGGGCAACAGCATTAAACCATTGGATGTTCCTACCGGCGTTATCAATCGCTCATTGGGCGACGTCCATGCGCACGGAAATCCGCACTTCACTTTAAGTCCTTTAAAGATGGCCGAGGCCGGCCGCGAAGTGGTGCGAGTGCTGTCTTTGGCACTGCCTCAGGAAAGTACTGTGTTCGAGAAAAATTATGATACTTTCAAAGCCGACATGACCCGCCTGCAAGAGCGTCTGGCAAAAACCGTGAAGAAAACCAAAGTGATGGAGTATCATAAGGAATTCACTTATTTCTTCAATGCCTATGGCCTTGAGTCCGCGGGATCCTTGGAAGAAAAGCCGGGCATGCCTCCGTCGGCTGCGCGCATTGCTCAGGCTGCGAAACTTGCCAAAGATAATAAAGTGACTGTGCTTTTTGCGACGGCCTCGGCGCCGCACAAGACTTTGGAGCGCTTCCAGGAACTGTCCGGTGTTCCTGTGGTGATTGTACCTTCTTATGTGCCGCTCAAAGGCGACGCAAATTCCATCTCCAAGTTGCAGGAACTGCTGGTGGGGTCTGTAAAATGAGTTCTGTGCTTTCCGTCCGTGATTTACAGGTTCGAAGCTCGGAAGGCCTTGCCCTTTCACCAGTGGTGAATCTAGAGCTGAATGAAGGCGACGTGCTTTTTCTGCGCGGTGAAAATGGCGCGGGAAAAAGCACGCTGCTAAAAACCCTGCTGGGTCTGCATAAATACTTCGATGGCCGTTTTCAATTTTCAATTCCGCAAAAAGACATCCAGTATCTGCCGCAGCTGGGCACACTGCATTTTC is from Bdellovibrio bacteriovorus str. Tiberius and encodes:
- the lspA gene encoding signal peptidase II — encoded protein: MKKKYIWLLLISGLLVAMDQLVKVYVHTHFHLGESVIVIPNFFNLTYVRNFGAAFGFLAESHPSFREIFFLSMPPIALLIILGILRGVKDDDTKQIIALSSIFGGAIGNYIDRVRFRYVIDFLDFHLYNRWSWPAFNIADMAIVGGVALLLLLMFLENKKNKEKEEGAT
- a CDS encoding BrnA antitoxin family protein, yielding MKSEYDFSKAKKKKPVKEIKILKTIRLDPEVLEWLEAEAEKQGMGYQTYLNWHLRKTMSKGSSIEERIAKLEKAVFPKKA
- a CDS encoding BrnT family toxin, coding for MEFEWDDEKAQGNYKKHGIRFSEAVTTFRDSYALEMLDQESSASEDRWLRLGRSSHLKVLVVVYCERLSPERVRIISARRATSREIEYYLRGLHEE
- a CDS encoding response regulator transcription factor; this translates as MEQHGKRLLLVEDDQGLREVLTEELQERGFQVKAYADMPAVAELAEIDWALLDLRVGSENGLELLKDLKTRHPQVKVVMMSGFGSVASAVKAMQLGAHNFIAKPVTVEMILRAFSDQAESMELPEEEISLARMEREYIDYVLQSSEGNITQAAKKLGLHRQSLQRKLRKNIPRK
- a CDS encoding sensor histidine kinase — protein: MPGLIRFRWIAIVSLLLGTIPLLKWGYLDKRHFPYIIAVLTLLGILNVLAHSIWPKQEDYGQKQVLVHLWVDLLAASGLLFVSGSADNPFVSILCIHSFLGGMLLRKKASYVFGASVLVLLSLLQYETWMDSQKTVGIDFSELSLRFLSQWVLITASWFVSHYFSSLLARKEKRIRLLQDRQHQADRLKALGALTAGFSHQLATPMNSLKLRMERGLRKLPEESSGAREEFEKAQSSLDECVRVFQHMASVFSRSSQSELQRVELPLLVKDLIGVWEKENSGIVVESHLTTDSLWCRLQTLAFSQTFFDLLDNALEASPAQSPLYVRLFQEDTWAVLEVVDKGSGISAEILSRLGEPFVTGKEAGNGLGIYSAQMMAQASGGDFVITNNVSGKGVTARIRLPLEEK
- a CDS encoding outer membrane beta-barrel protein — encoded protein: MKKLILTAALITATVSSASAQVLQNMQSAAALDLVAPLNFEDSAENKLDIRAAELMFFGPLDPTFDAYLNFAAHNEEGEFVAEVHEAYVGSSKVIPNSRFRVGKFFLGVGRLNQFHQHDWAFVSAPRVQAEFFDEEGVADTGAEFSTLLPTDSYWDITMGVTNGYTYGHSHDAGEKPQVPTHYIHPVNFVDFGEAGALQWGMNYLGRTDAAETKTQLYGLDFVFKKMEGKTLTFLLQSEIWYRNLSAPGADTQEDIGAYFYPQMSLSERLFLGLRVDLFSDLSRSFISDGSRQKNLDYGFVPTLTFKNSEFSLLRVAYTYDNQTYQGESDTISQKIELQWVAILGAHPAHSF
- a CDS encoding metal ABC transporter substrate-binding protein → MNKFLMSVLFVFSASAQAKIKVVTTLPDIAEVVRAIGQDQVEVQSLLSGSEDAHFAEARPDYILKVNRADIVCSMGLELEVGWLPKVLSKSGNAKIQDGGTGSCILGNSIKPLDVPTGVINRSLGDVHAHGNPHFTLSPLKMAEAGREVVRVLSLALPQESTVFEKNYDTFKADMTRLQERLAKTVKKTKVMEYHKEFTYFFNAYGLESAGSLEEKPGMPPSAARIAQAAKLAKDNKVTVLFATASAPHKTLERFQELSGVPVVIVPSYVPLKGDANSISKLQELLVGSVK